A single Vulpes lagopus strain Blue_001 chromosome 3, ASM1834538v1, whole genome shotgun sequence DNA region contains:
- the HIRIP3 gene encoding HIRA-interacting protein 3 produces the protein MARENEMQEFICSFFRGRPDLSTLTHSIVRRRFLAHAGRDRLEPDEKQALKRLVEKELLKVQVDEAGAREEKVDLAKKAKRPPTTSSGPQRKRFRFNSESEPSSAASSPDCFGPTAENEMVAAEVSPTEESPKPASKKAVEESSDKEEQQRGLTAKTGLEVEKESSEEEEGSARTSKVSKEESEEEEEEESKGRIRKKPVTKNKQAPSKTSASRKQAREESEDSEKEPTQRTRKAEGKKCTKSHQESGKDSEEEDTLAKKKDNREEEEHWKAGAGSNGGSKSAWEERSCKQKSRAARLLGDSRDREEEKEKAETSSGDNSGGDEESLVQRKRKDRTPWKGGKRQSGSSEDEEDSWRKVKPTTEGPGKTAEVGSIGEASDSEREVSDSEAGDSPKREMENQSSKKSSRRGRTRSSSSSSTDGSPEPKGRKAGSGRRGEDHPAVTRLKRYIRACGAYRNYKKLLGPCRSHKERVSVLRAELEALGMKGNPSLEKCRALKERREEAAEVASLDITNIISGSGRPRRRTAWNPSGEADPPGELYRRTLGSDDEQPRVPPPDWSHMRGIISSDGESN, from the exons ATGGCGCGTGAGAACGAGATGCAGGAGTTCATCTGTAGCTTTTTCCGAGGCCGCCCGGACCTCAG CACGCTCACGCACTCCATCGTGCGGCGGAGGTTCTTGGCTCACGCGGGCCGCGACCGCCTGGAACCCGACGAGAAGCAGGCGTTGAAGCGGCTAGTGGAAAAGGAGCTGCTGAAGGTGCAG GTGGATGAAGCAGGTGCCAGGGAAGAGAAGGTAGATCTTGCCAAGAAGGCAAAGAGGCCTCCCACCACGAGCAGTGGCCCCCAGAGGAAAAGGTTCCGTTTCAATTCGGAGTCAG AGCCCAGTTCTGCAGCCTCCAGTCCAGACTGCTTTGGCCCCACAGCAGAGAATGAGATGGTGGCAGCAGAAGTCAGTCCAACTGAGGAGAGTCCAAAGCCAGCTTCAAAGAAAGCAGTTGAGGAGAGTAGTGATAAAGAAGAACAGCAGAGGGGCCTGACTGCAAAGACTGGATtagaggtggagaaggagagcagtgaggaggaagagggctCTGCCAGAACAAGTAAGGTCTCCAAGGAAGAGAgcgaggaagaggaggaggaggaatctAAAGGCAGGATTAGGAAGAAACCAGTGACAAAGAATAAGCAGGCACCAAGCAAAACTTCAGCCAGTAGGAAGCAGGCAAGGGAGGAGAGTGAGGACAGTGAGAAGGAACCTACCCAGAGGacaagaaaggcagagggaaagaaatgtaCTAAAAGCCACCAGGAAAGTGGAAAGGATAGCGAGGAGGAGGACACCCTAGCCAAGAAGAAAGAcaacagagaggaagaggagcatTGGAAAGCTGGAGCCGGGAGCAATGGAGGGAGTAAGTCAGCGTGGGAGGAGAGGAGCTGTAAGCAGAAAAGCAGGGCAGCAAGACTGCTGGGAGACTcaagggacagagaggaagaaaaggaaaaagcagagacAAGTAGTGGAGATAACAGCGGGGGAGATGAAGAGTCCCTagtgcagagaaagagaaaggacaggaCCCCATGGAAGGGTGGGAAAAGGCAGAGTGGAAGCAGCGAGGATGAGGAAGACAGCTGGAGAAAGGTGAAACCAACTACTGAAGGCCCTGGAAAGACAGCAGAAGTGGGCAGTATCGGTGAGGCGAGTGACTCGGAGAGGGAGGTGAGTGACAGTGAGGCAGGGGATAGCCCTAAGCGGGAGATGGAGAATCAGTCTTCCAAGAAGAGCTCCAGAAGGGGCAGGACCCgaagctcctcctcctcttccacagaTGGCAGTCCAGAACCCAAAGGCAGGAAG GCTGGCTCTGGTCGCCGTGGTGAGGACCACCCAGCTGTGACAAGGCTAAAGCGCTACATTCGGGCCTGTGGTGCCTATCGCAACTATAAGAAGTTGTTGGGCCCCTGCCGCTCACACAAGGAGCGTGTCAGTGTCCTCCGGGCAGAGCTGGAAGCCCTGGGCATGAAGG GTAACCCTTCCTTAGAGAAGTGCCGGGCCCTGAAAGAGCGGCGGGAGGAGGCAGCTGAGGTGGCCTCCTTGGACATTACCAACATCATCAGCGGTTCAG GCCGGCCACGCAGACGCACAGCTTGGAACCCGTCAGGAGAAGCTGATCCCCCAGGGGAGCTATACCGCCGGACCTTGGGCTCAGATGATGAGCAGCCCCGTGTCCCACCTCCGGATTGGTCACATATGCGTGGCATCATCAGCAGTGATGGAGAGAGTAACTGA